In a genomic window of Gouania willdenowi chromosome 11, fGouWil2.1, whole genome shotgun sequence:
- the LOC114471781 gene encoding probable C-mannosyltransferase DPY19L4: MTEFRCRRSDNPEDDEQHKDEQQEESNHVEEEHQAEEKDQVKEVNSHEAPGRRPSRLTTSGFLQRLLKVFFGCLAAFACGMLYGIYLSTYHDRMFSFSTTQELEREISFQGGSGLYYYYYKRLITAPSLERGLHELMEDNSTISGQTINAVQRLSLYPELITSFIYRVTNWQELTDPIYFYVGVVFGLQAIYVTSLFVCSWVMSGTWVAGMLAVSWYVINRPDTSKLDHGIALRENWALPYFSCQVAALTGFLSNNISSATEMLCYLTMSATTFTFLLVWDNSHYVLFLQSLCLFLMDCFDLVPPQKIADIHRVYLGSLLLVYVLQFQNTALLSSPLLSLLIGSVLARYFQHKMKIGPLVARVMKLFLHFHLVFTTSLTFSYLVKKLLPPSDGDFIFKFFEVKFGLNITTDFVPNFLLCQDSFLFPSVDLLVRLTQASVLPFYVLVLVVCFLSTLHAVYTRLSGQPMADKRSAGDAGVGGCPAVAYHVFHTLCFGGLTLMFDGMKFFWTPHVCMFAAFGICSPELWMTVFKRLKLKSIHPVVLSLILSTAVPTIIGFSLWREYCPRVISELSELQEFYNPDLVELLSWIRMQTPAAAAVFAASPQLMGTVRLCSGAAVTSLPLYTDVEQLRRAEDTYQVYSMRSAEEVYKLLSSQKTNYVIIEESICNELALSKGCRIKDLLDISNGHVVFDKGEIFSFTKNGRFCHEIKLNYSPYTNYFTRVFWNRLYHVYKVNSVISFQY; this comes from the exons ATGACCGAGTTTAGATGTCGGAGGTCAGATAATCCTGAAGATGATGAGCAGCACAAGGATGAGCAGCAGGAAGAGAGTAACC ATGTTGAAGAGGAGCATCAGGCAGAGGAGAAGGACCAGGTTAAAGAGGTGAACTCACACGAGGCTCCTGGCAGGAGACCCAGCAGATTAACTACAT CTGGTTTCCTGCAGCGTCTGCTGAAGGTGTTTTTTGGCTGTTTGGCAGCGTTTGCCTGTGGGATGCTGTACGGCATCTACCTGTCTACGTATCATGACAGGATGTTCTCGTTTTCAACGACTCAG GAGTTGGAGCGTGAAATAAGTTTCCAGGGCGGCAGTGGGctttattactactactacaaacGTCTGATAACAGCCCCATCATTAGAaagag gctTACATGAGCTGATGGAGGATAACAGCACCATCTCAGGTCAGACCATCAATGCTGTGCAGCGTCTGTCTCTGTACCCAGAGCTGATCACCAGCTTCATCTACAGAGTCACTAACTGGCAG GAATTAACGGATCCCATCTACTTCTACGTGGGGGTGGTGTTTGGTCTCCAGGCCATCTACGTCACGTCTCTGTTCGTGTGCAGCTGGGTGATGAGTGGCACGTGGGTGGCAGGCATGCTGGCTGTGAGCTGGTATGTGATCAACAG ACCTGACACCAGTAAGTTGGACCATGGCATCGCTCTGAGGGAGAACTGGGCTCTGCCGTACTTCTCATGTCAAGTGGCAGCGTTGACTGGATTCCTCAGCAACAACATCAGCTCTGCCACTGAG ATGTTGTGCTATCTGACCATGAGTGCCACCACCTTCACCTTCCTCCTGGTATGGGACAACAGTCACTACGTGCTCTTCCTGCAAAGCCTCTGCCTCTTTCTGATGGACTGCTTTGACCTGGTGCCACCGCAGAAG ATTGCTGACATCCACAGAGTCTACCTGGGTTCTCTGCTGTTGGTCTACGTTCTCCAGTTCCAGAACACGGCTCTGCTCAGCTCGCCTCTGCTTAGCCTCCTGATTGGCTCAGTGCTCGCGAGGTACTTCCAG CACAAGATGAAGATCGGACCTTTAGTGGCTCGAGTGATGAAGCTGTTTCTCCATTTCCACCTGGTTTTCACCACTAGTCTCACCTTCAGTTACTTAGTGAAG aAGCTGTTGCCGCCCAGCGACGGCGACTTCATCTTCAAGTTCTTTGAGGTTAAATTTGGCCTCAACATAACAAC CGACTTCGTACCAAACTTCCTGTTGTGCCAGGACAGTTTCCTCTTTCCCAGCGTGGACCTGTTGGTGCGGCTGACGCAGGCCTCCGTCCTTCCTTTCTACGTCCTGGTGCTGGTCGTCTGCTTCCTGTCCACGCTGCACGCCGTCTACACACGCCTCAG CGGTCAGCCAATGGCTGACAAGCGCTCAGCTGGTGATGCAGGAGTAGGAGGCTGTCCCGCGGTGGCGTACCACGTGTTTCACACCCTGTGTTTTGGAGGACTCACGCTGATGTTTGACGG GATGAAGTTTTTCTGGACTCCGCACGTCTGCATGTTTGCAGCGTTTGGCATCTGCTCACCTGAGCTGTGGATGACGGTGTTTAAGCGGCTGAAGCTGAAGTCTATCCACCCCGTGGTGTTG TCGCTGATTCTGAGCACAGCGGTTCCCACCATCATTGGCTTCAGTCTGTGGAGAGAG TACTGCCCTCGGGTCATATCTGAGCTGTCTGAGCTGCAGGAGTTTTACAACCCAGACCTGGTGGAGCTGCTGAGCTGGATCAG GATGCAGACTCCGGCGGCGGCGGCCGTGTTCGCAGCAAGCCCTCAGCTGATGGGGACGGTGAGGCTGTGTTCTGGTGCCGCCGTCACCAGTTTACCGCTTTACACAGACGTGGAGCAGCTGAGGAGAGCTGAGGAC ACCTACCAGGTTTACTCCATGAGGTCAGCGGAGGAGGTCTACAAGCTCCTGAGTTCCCAAAAAACCAACTACGTGATCATTGAGGAATCCATCTGCAACGAGCTCGCTCTCAGTAAAGGCTGTCGGATCAAAGATCTGCTCGATATCTCCAACGGACAT GTCGTCTTTGACAAAGGAGAGATTTTTTCTTTCACCAAGAACGGACGATTCTGCCACGAGATAAAACTCAACTACTCGCCCTACACCAACTACTTCACCCGAGTGTTCTGGAACCGCTTGTACCACGTCTACAAAGTCAACTCCGTCATATCGTTTCAATACTGA